Below is a window of Sporosarcina ureae DNA.
CAATAATACACATACACGATGGAGGCACAAATGGGCGAACCAATTCTTGAATGGCCGCCCCTGATAATAAAACTGTATCTGTAGAATGAATGGATGCTGCATGTAACTCTTTTAGCGAAATAACTTGTATTTCAATTAACTCTTTGAATATGTAGATTAATTGCTTATGCATATAAGAGAGGTTTTCTTCTTGGATTCCTATTAACACTAATCTGCCCATCATACGTTTTTTTCACGTCCTACTATCTATTTCTCTACATCCAACCTTCTTACAATATAGCATGATTAACGTACTAATCCAATATGACCTTATAATTTATTGTATCTTTTCCAATGTATTTTCAGTCATTCTAACCGCCTTAAGTAATGAGTAATTTATCCGATTGATTGTTCGTTGCATTTCATTCTTTAACATAAAGTATTTGGGTGTATCTTTCTCACAACTAGTAAATTCATTGATTTTATTCAAGCTCGGTACAACTACTGGATTAACTGCTAAGTCGTGATCAAAAATGTCACCTTTGACGTAATTTAATGGAACGAGCGTCTGTGACAAGTTCTGAATTGCATCATTTATTAGCGCCAATTGATCTTTACGCAAATTCTTATTTTCTGCAAACTCATATAGTTTTCCTACTGCTACTACTAAATTTTCTGCCCGCTCTAACGTTAGTGTAAGTTTAACAGCACTGCCAGCCGTTTCTTCGTAGTGCTGTAGCGCTTCTTTTACTTCGTTAATCGCTTTTAGCTGGTTAATGGGAATGACTTGACTGGTAGCGAACTTGTATACTAAATCTACGTATATTTGACAATCACGTTTTAAATTTGCAGGGTCAATTTTATCTATTGTATCCTCGGTGCTATGCCACCACCAACCATAACCACCCGAATTTCCTCCCCCAAACATTTCACCAAACGCTTTTGCTGCTGGAGTAGTTCCTGGTGGCTGTTCGGATAAGCCCATAAGAAGTGATGGCATACCCGTTCCCCAGAATGACTGATCACCTGCACGACTATATCGGGTTCCGACAAATGTTTGTCCAGCTATCTTTTGTACAGATTCTTTGACAGCCTCTTTTGTTTCTTCCATACAATTTGCTTCAGTTAATACTGTAGCACCTTTAGCTCCTACAGAATCAATATTAATATGCACCATGCCGTTTTCATGTAAGTCTTCCCAATGATGATCTGCATACCAAGTAGATGCAGCATATCTACCATGAGAATGACCTGACCAAAAAGCGAAGCGAACTGAACGGACTAGTTCATCCTGATGCATGGACATAATTCTTGCCACTTCAACCATTGTTGCATTGGCAGTTCCGTTGTCCATTGCCCCATAATGCCAAGAATCAATGTGTCCACTAAATAGAACAAACTTATCCGTATCCGCTTTAGTTTCCGCTGTCAGTATGGGGATCTTTCTCCACCCAGTGTCTACAGTGGTCTTCAATGTAACTTCTCCGGCATCTTTAGAATTCGCTATAGCTTTAAGTTCTTCACCAACAGAAATCGTAACAGAAG
It encodes the following:
- a CDS encoding M28 family metallopeptidase, coding for MNQSTILEEVNEDFLMEYTKNITKEVRLSGSEEELRAFQYVEMKLKEFGLQPVLELCDAFISLPVKAEIYAQGKQFNCITHSMGATTGEEGCSGEMVYIETKENADVDIQSKIVLLEGLATGPSVEWAQKNGAAGAIFINAEYTHEMIVSSVWGSPTTETESLLPSLPVASVTISVGEELKAIANSKDAGEVTLKTTVDTGWRKIPILTAETKADTDKFVLFSGHIDSWHYGAMDNGTANATMVEVARIMSMHQDELVRSVRFAFWSGHSHGRYAASTWYADHHWEDLHENGMVHINIDSVGAKGATVLTEANCMEETKEAVKESVQKIAGQTFVGTRYSRAGDQSFWGTGMPSLLMGLSEQPPGTTPAAKAFGEMFGGGNSGGYGWWWHSTEDTIDKIDPANLKRDCQIYVDLVYKFATSQVIPINQLKAINEVKEALQHYEETAGSAVKLTLTLERAENLVVAVGKLYEFAENKNLRKDQLALINDAIQNLSQTLVPLNYVKGDIFDHDLAVNPVVVPSLNKINEFTSCEKDTPKYFMLKNEMQRTINRINYSLLKAVRMTENTLEKIQ